The Mesorhizobium opportunistum WSM2075 DNA window AGGTGCAGGGAATTCCGGCCGAGACGGTGATTTCCGAATATGCGCCGGGCCAGTACGAATTGACGCTGAACTACCGCAAGGACGTGATGCGGGCGGCCGACGACCTCGTCATGCTGAAGCGGCTGGTGCGGGCACAGGCGCGCCGTCACGGCGTCACCGCCTGTTTCATGGCCAAGCCGATCGAGAAATACGCCGGTTCGGGCATGCATTTCCACGTCTCGCTGCAGGACAAGGTGGGCCGAAACGTATTTTCGGAAGCCGGCGGCGAAAACTGGTCGCTGCCGCTGCTGCGCGGTCTCGGCGGCTTGATCCAGACGATGGCGGAATCGATGCTGGTGTTTGCGCCGCACGCCAATTCCTGGCGGCGTTTCGTCTCGCAATCCTACGCCCCGGTGGCACCGACCTGGGGCGTCAACAACCGTTCCGTGGCGTTGCGCGTGCCGGCGGGCGACGCCAAGAACCGGCGCATCGAGCACCGGCCGTCCGGTGTCGACGCCAACCCCTACCTGATCGCCGCGACAGTGCTCGCCGGTATCATCAAGGGCCTCGACGAGGGGCTCGATCCCGGCCCCGAAACGACGGGCAATGGCTATGAGGCTGCCGTCACCCGCACGACGATGCCGGCCGACTGGCGCGCCGCCATCGAGGCCGCGAGGACATCCAGCTTCCTGAAGGGTGCGCTCGGCGAGGATTTGCACCGCACCTTCGTGGCGATCAAGCAGTCCGAATATTTGCGTGTCGCGCGCACGGTGAGCGAGCTGGATTATCATCTCTACCTGCACGAGGTCTGAGCAGGGAACTATCGCCCGCTTCGGCCATTTCAATATTGGAATGGACGAGGCAGGATGATGGCGACCACAGGCCTTCCGCGCAATGCGAAGATGCCAGCCCGGCGCGTTTCCGTGCCGCGCGCCGAGTTGATATCGGACGAGACTGATGCCAACTCGATCCCGGAACTGCGCGACGCGGCAGAAGGTTGCCGTCGCTGTCCGCTGTGGCGCAATGCGACACAGACCGTCTTCGGTGAGGGTCCTGACAACGCCAAGGTGATTTTCGTCGGCGAACAGCCGGGTGACCAGGAAGATCTCGCCGGCAAACCATTTGTCGGCCCGGCGGGCAGGGTGTTCGATGCTATCCTCGTTGACGCGGACGTTGACCGCCAAAAAGTCTATGTCACCAACGCGGTCAAGCACTTCAAATTCGAGCCACGCGGCAAGCGTCGCATCCACTCCAAACCCAATGCCGGCGAGGTTCAGGCCTGCCGCTGGTGGCTCGACCAGGAGTTCGACCTGATCAAGCCGAACCTTGCCGTGGCGCTCGGCGCAACGGCGGCGTTGTCGCTGCTTGGCAAGGCGACACCGGTGATGAAGATGCGCGGCCAGGTGATCGAGCGCGAGGACGGCCTGCGTGTGTTCATCACCATCCACCCTTCCTTCATCCTACGCATCCGCGAGCCTGCGGACAAGGAAGCCGAGCGCGAGCGCTTCCTGAAGGATATGAGAGAGGTGAAGCGGTTGATGGCTGCTTGAGTTGTTGCCCTAACGTATAAGGATCGCCCTGAGATCGTTGACGTTCGTGCCCGTGGGCCCTGGCACGAACAGGTCGCCGACCGCATTGAACGCCGTCCAGGCGTTGTTGCCCGCCAGCATGGCCTTGGCATCCACACCCGCCGCCCGCATGCGCGAAACGGTCGAACCATCGGCGAAGGCGCCGGCATTGTCTTCCGACCCGTCGATGCCGTCCGTGTCGGCGGCCAAGGCGTGGATACCCTCAACGCCGTTGATGCCGATGGCGAAGGCAAGCAGGAATTCCGAGTTGCGGCCACCCTTGCCCTTGGCGCGCAAAGTCACGGTTGTCTCGCCACCAGACAGGATCAGCGCTGGCTTTTGGAATGGCCGGTTGCGCGTCGCGACCTCACGCGCAATCGCCGCATGGACGCCACCGACCTCACGCGCTTCGCCCTCGATGGCATCCGACAGGATGACCGCCTCGATGCCCTGTCGACTGGCTTCCGCGGCTGCCGCTTCCAGAGAGACGCCGGCCGAGGCGATGAGATGCACCTCGTTGCGCGAAAAGCGCTGGTCATCGGGATCTGGCGCATCGGCAGCCGGCGAATTGATGTGCGCCATCACCGCAGCGGGCACCTTCATGCCATAGGCCGATATCGATGCCAGCGCATCTTCTCGGCTGCCAACGTCCGGCACGGTCGGCCCGGAAGCGACGAGTGCCGGATTGTCGCCGGGAATGTCGGAGACAACCAGCGACACCACCTTGGCCGGCCATGCGGCGGCCGCCAGCCGGCCACCCTTGATGGTGGAAAGGTGCTTGCGGATGGTGTTCATCGCAGCGATCGGCGCGCCGGAAGCAAGCAGCGCCTCGTTGACGGCAATCTCGTCGGCGAGCGTCAGGCCGGCGGCCGGCGACGGCAGCAGCGCCGAGCCGCCGCCGGAAATCAACGCTACGACCAGGTCGTCCGCGGTCAGCCCCCGGACCTTTTCCAGCAATCGCCGCGAAGCTTCGAGGCCAGCGGCGTCCGGCACAGGATGCGCCGCCTCGATGATCTCGATGCGCTCGCATTTGGCACCATAGCCGTAGCGGGTAACGACCAGCCCTTCGATCGGCCCGTCCCATACCTTCTCGAACGCCGCCGCCATCTGCGCCGAGCCTTTTCCCGCGCCAATGACGATGGTGCGGCCCTTGGGTCTGGCCGGCAGATGATCCCTGATGGTGCGCTCCGGATCGGCGGCGGCGACGGCGGCGTCGAAGATCGAGATGAGGAAAGCCTTGGGGTCGAGTTCTGTCATTTGGCTTCCGGCGGCAAGGCAAGCTCTTGGCGGTCGATGCCCAGGTGGGCGCACAGCGCATCGACGACCACGCCGTGATCCTCGCGCTCCGGCAGGCCGGACACAGCGATCACGCCAATGACGCCGGAGCCCTTGACCGTGACCGGAAAACCACCGCCGGCCAACACATAGTCCGAGATGTCGAGGCCTTCGCCGACCTTGAAGGTGCGGTCCGGGCGCTGCTGTTCCAGGACCAGCCGATAGGTGCTCCTGAGATACCGCCTGACGACGTTGATCTTGCGCCGCGCCCAGTCGGGGTTTGAAGCGTTCGAACCCGGCATGGCGGCATAGAACAGCGGCCGGTCGAAAGTCCTGATGTCGACGATGACAGGCATGTTCTCGGCAAGCGCGCGGTCGCGGATGGCCGAACCGATCTTGAAAGCGACAGCCTCGTCGAAGGCGGGAAAGACAAGGGCTTCTTCCTGTCTCTTGATCAGAGCGATGTCTTCGGCAACGGCCATTTTCTTCCTCCGAAAATCGTCACACGTCGTTTGTACGACAAGCTCTGCCTGGTCAAGCACATGTCGCAGCGGTCGTCTTGCCCCGCCAGCGTCGACCCCCACTCCGTCGAGCTTCGCTCGACACCTCTCTCCCGATCGACGGGGTAGAGGAAGCGCGCCAAGCTGTCCGAACCGGCACCCGTCTTGCGAAGCAGAGGTCCCCTTCCCCCCCTCCGGAGGGGGGAGAGGTGGCGCCGCGAAGCGGCGACGGAGTGGGGGAACCACTTAACAATCAGGCGCAATCATCATCTTGTCCCCCGCGAAGATCGACCCCCCACTCCATCGAGTTGCGGTCCTCTCCCCTCGGCGGTCGGTCTTAACCCGCGACCATGTCTGTCTTCGCTGCCCGCCCGGCCACATAGACCTCGCGCACCGCGCGGTCGTCGCCCAGCGTCTGCAGGAGAAACAATTCCTGCGCCAGGGTCTCGACCGTTTCCATCCTGAGCCGCATCGCCGGCGTGGCGTTCGCATCCAGCACGACGATGTCGGCATCGGTGCCTTCGGTCAGCGTGCCGATCCTTTCCACCGCCGACAGCGCCTCGGCATTGCCGCGCGTGATCTGCCAGAAGGACTGGAACGGGTTCAGCTTCTCGCCATTCAGCGCGATCACCTTGTAGCCCTCGTCCATGGTGCGCAGCATCGAATAGTTGGTGCCGCCGCCGACATCGGTGGCGGCCGCGATGCGCAGCGCTTTGTCACGCTTGCGGTAGCGCTGATAGTCGAACAGGCCGGAGCCGAGGAAGAGGTTCGAGGTCGGGCAGAACACCGCCACCGAGCCGCTGTCCGACAGCGCGTCCGCCTCACGCTCGGAGAGATGGACGCAGTGGCCGAACAGGCTCTTTTTGCCCAGCAGCCCGTAATGTTCGTAGACGTCGGTGTAGTCGCGCGACCACGGGTAGAGTTCCTGCGTGAAGGCGATCTCGGCGTGGTTTTCCGACAGATGCGTCTGCATGTGCAGGTCGGGATGCTCGCGGCAGAGCGCTCCAGCCATCTCCATCTGCTGCGGCGTCGAGGTGATGGCGAAGCGCGGGGTGATGGCATAAAGCTGGCGACCCTTGCCGTGCCATTCCTTGATCAGCGCCTTGGTGTCGTCATAGCCGGATTGCGGCGTATCGAGCACGCCGTCGGGCGCATTGCGGTCCATCATCACCTTGCCGGCGATGTTGAGCATGTTGCGGTCGTGCGACTCAGCGAAGAAGGCTTCGGTGGAGGCCTTGTGCACCGAGCAGTAGGCTACGACCGTCGTGGTGCCGTGACGCACCATCTCGTCGAGGAACAGCCGCGCTATGCGGCGTCCATGCTGCGCGTTGGCGAACTTCGTCTCTTCCGGGAAGGTGTAGGTGTTCAGCCAGTCGAGCAGTTCGGCGCCATAGGAAGCAATGACCTGCATCTGCGGAAAATGCGCATGCGCGTCGATGAAGCCGGGCAGCAACAGATGCGGCCGGTGGTCGATTTTTTTCACCGCCTCGCCAGCCTGCTTTTCGACATCGGCATAGGCGCCTGCGGCGACGATCCTGCCATCGCCGATCAGCAGGCCGCCGTCTTCCTCGTAGCGCCAGGCCGAATGGTCGTCGATGGTTTGCGGCCAGCGCTCGAAAGACAGCGTGCGGCCGCGCAGAAGTATCGAAATCATGCCTATTTCCCTGCGCCTTCGAACCAGGTCACCAGCAGCGCCCGCTCCTTGTCTGATATCTGCGAGACATTGGCAGGCGGCATGGCGTGGCTGCGTCCGGCCTGCAGATAGATCTCGCGGGCATGCTCGGCGATGCCCGCGTCGGTGTCGAGCATCACGCCCTTGGGTGCATGGTAGATGCCCTCATAGACCGGCTCCGCCGCATGGCACATCGAACAGCGGCCGAGCACGGTGTCGCGCACGGCGGGAAAATGCGCGGAGGCGATATAGAGTTCCGCCGATGCGGATGGCTTGGGTTCGCCGGTCAGCACCCTCGGCACGGTCGACAGCCAGATGATGATGATGAACAGGACAAGGGCGCCCAGCCAGGTCCAATGCGGGTTGCCCTTGCGCGCATGGACGCTGTTGAAATAGTGCCGGATCAGCACGCCGATGATGAACACCAGCGAGGCGATGATCCAGTTGAACTCGGTCCCGAACGCCAGGGGATAGTGGTTCGACAGCATCAGGAACAGCACCGGCAGCGTCAGATAGTTGTTGTGGAGCGAGCGCTGCTTGGCGATCTTGCCGTATTTCGGATCGGGCTTGCGGCCGGCGATGAGGTCGGCGACGACGATCTTCTGGTTGGGGATGATGACCATGAAGACATTGGCCGACATGATCGTGGCGGTGATGGCGCCCAGATGCAGGAAGGCGGCGCGGCCGGTGAACAAATGGGTGAGCCCCCAGGCGATGAACACGAGCACGCAGTAGAGCACCAGCATCAGGCCGGTATCGCTTTTGCCCAGCGGCGAGCGGCACAGGAGATCATAGACCACCCAACCGACGCCGATCGTGGCCATAGACAGCAAGATGCCCACGGGTACCGACATCGGCAGCACGTTGGGATCGATCAGGAACAGATCGGCCCCGGCATAATAGACCACGCACAGCATGGCGAAGCCTGACAGCCAGGTGGCGTAGGATTCCCATTTGAACCAGGTCAGGTGTTCGGGCATCTCGGCCGGCGCCACCAGATATTTCTGGATGTGGTAGAAGCCGCCGCCATGCACCTGCCATTCCTCGCCGAAGGCGCCGACAGGCATGCCCGGTCGCTGGCGCAGGCCGAGATCGAGCGCGACGAAATAGAAAGACGAGCCGATCCAGGCGATGCCGGTGATGACATGCAGCCAGCGCACGGCGAAGCTCAGCCAGTCCCAGAAAATCGCGAAATCCATCATTGACGTAGTCCCTGCCGATGACGCGACTTTACGGTGTCCCGCGCAAACGAAAAGAGGCGAGGTGTACGATGACTTTCAAAAAAAAATGGAAAATACTACAGCGCCGCGCGTCCTCTTGGACGCGCAAAGGACGCTGTAGCACTTTGATCTGGCGCATGATCCTTTCCGAAAATCGATTCCGATTTTTCGGGGTCATGCGCTAGGCTAATCGCTGCAAACCGGCGAAGGTGCTCCGCATGGCCTATCTCGACAACATCGCCGTTTTCGTCCGCGTCGTCGAACTCGGCAATCTGTCGGCGGCGGGCCGCGACATGCGCATTTCGCCGGCGGTCGCCTCCAACCGCATCAAGGAGTTGGAAAAGCATCTTGGCGTGCGGCTGTTCAACCGCACCACGCGG harbors:
- a CDS encoding UdgX family uracil-DNA binding protein (This protein belongs to the uracil DNA glycosylase superfamily, members of which act in excision repair of DNA. However, it belongs more specifically to UdgX branch, whose founding member was found to bind uracil in DNA (where it does not belong), without cleaving it, appears to promote DNA repair by a pathway involving RecA, rather than base excision.) — protein: MATTGLPRNAKMPARRVSVPRAELISDETDANSIPELRDAAEGCRRCPLWRNATQTVFGEGPDNAKVIFVGEQPGDQEDLAGKPFVGPAGRVFDAILVDADVDRQKVYVTNAVKHFKFEPRGKRRIHSKPNAGEVQACRWWLDQEFDLIKPNLAVALGATAALSLLGKATPVMKMRGQVIEREDGLRVFITIHPSFILRIREPADKEAERERFLKDMREVKRLMAA
- the guaD gene encoding guanine deaminase; this translates as MISILLRGRTLSFERWPQTIDDHSAWRYEEDGGLLIGDGRIVAAGAYADVEKQAGEAVKKIDHRPHLLLPGFIDAHAHFPQMQVIASYGAELLDWLNTYTFPEETKFANAQHGRRIARLFLDEMVRHGTTTVVAYCSVHKASTEAFFAESHDRNMLNIAGKVMMDRNAPDGVLDTPQSGYDDTKALIKEWHGKGRQLYAITPRFAITSTPQQMEMAGALCREHPDLHMQTHLSENHAEIAFTQELYPWSRDYTDVYEHYGLLGKKSLFGHCVHLSEREADALSDSGSVAVFCPTSNLFLGSGLFDYQRYRKRDKALRIAAATDVGGGTNYSMLRTMDEGYKVIALNGEKLNPFQSFWQITRGNAEALSAVERIGTLTEGTDADIVVLDANATPAMRLRMETVETLAQELFLLQTLGDDRAVREVYVAGRAAKTDMVAG
- a CDS encoding glycerate kinase type-2 family protein — translated: MTELDPKAFLISIFDAAVAAADPERTIRDHLPARPKGRTIVIGAGKGSAQMAAAFEKVWDGPIEGLVVTRYGYGAKCERIEIIEAAHPVPDAAGLEASRRLLEKVRGLTADDLVVALISGGGSALLPSPAAGLTLADEIAVNEALLASGAPIAAMNTIRKHLSTIKGGRLAAAAWPAKVVSLVVSDIPGDNPALVASGPTVPDVGSREDALASISAYGMKVPAAVMAHINSPAADAPDPDDQRFSRNEVHLIASAGVSLEAAAAEASRQGIEAVILSDAIEGEAREVGGVHAAIAREVATRNRPFQKPALILSGGETTVTLRAKGKGGRNSEFLLAFAIGINGVEGIHALAADTDGIDGSEDNAGAFADGSTVSRMRAAGVDAKAMLAGNNAWTAFNAVGDLFVPGPTGTNVNDLRAILIR
- a CDS encoding urate hydroxylase PuuD, producing the protein MMDFAIFWDWLSFAVRWLHVITGIAWIGSSFYFVALDLGLRQRPGMPVGAFGEEWQVHGGGFYHIQKYLVAPAEMPEHLTWFKWESYATWLSGFAMLCVVYYAGADLFLIDPNVLPMSVPVGILLSMATIGVGWVVYDLLCRSPLGKSDTGLMLVLYCVLVFIAWGLTHLFTGRAAFLHLGAITATIMSANVFMVIIPNQKIVVADLIAGRKPDPKYGKIAKQRSLHNNYLTLPVLFLMLSNHYPLAFGTEFNWIIASLVFIIGVLIRHYFNSVHARKGNPHWTWLGALVLFIIIIWLSTVPRVLTGEPKPSASAELYIASAHFPAVRDTVLGRCSMCHAAEPVYEGIYHAPKGVMLDTDAGIAEHAREIYLQAGRSHAMPPANVSQISDKERALLVTWFEGAGK
- a CDS encoding glutamine synthetase family protein, whose amino-acid sequence is MDNAIVTSPSGSSPTEAQAFLDAHPEIEAFDIVLTDANGVGRGKIVRRHELKSIFEGGRHMPISILGLDITGEDVHETGLIWTTGDGDLRAWPIPGTLVPLHGTNPPRGQVLMAMYHLEGQPMSSDPRLALARQVDILAAKGLYPAGAFELEFFLLANERDADGKVQPARAVLDGRVSGKTEVYSVDHLHGMEPLFSDIYAAAKVQGIPAETVISEYAPGQYELTLNYRKDVMRAADDLVMLKRLVRAQARRHGVTACFMAKPIEKYAGSGMHFHVSLQDKVGRNVFSEAGGENWSLPLLRGLGGLIQTMAESMLVFAPHANSWRRFVSQSYAPVAPTWGVNNRSVALRVPAGDAKNRRIEHRPSGVDANPYLIAATVLAGIIKGLDEGLDPGPETTGNGYEAAVTRTTMPADWRAAIEAARTSSFLKGALGEDLHRTFVAIKQSEYLRVARTVSELDYHLYLHEV
- a CDS encoding heme-degrading domain-containing protein, which produces MAVAEDIALIKRQEEALVFPAFDEAVAFKIGSAIRDRALAENMPVIVDIRTFDRPLFYAAMPGSNASNPDWARRKINVVRRYLRSTYRLVLEQQRPDRTFKVGEGLDISDYVLAGGGFPVTVKGSGVIGVIAVSGLPEREDHGVVVDALCAHLGIDRQELALPPEAK